A DNA window from Arachis duranensis cultivar V14167 unplaced genomic scaffold, aradu.V14167.gnm2.J7QH unplaced_Scaffold_65126, whole genome shotgun sequence contains the following coding sequences:
- the LOC107466743 gene encoding vestitone reductase-like, with the protein MQERKCEIENMEESKGRVCVTGGTGFIGSWIIKNLLQHGYSVNTTLRSNPEHKRDISFLTNLPGASQNLQILSADLSNPESFGAAIEGCIGVFHVASPMEFELKEPEEVMIKRTTDGAVGILKACLNSKTLKRVIYTSSSSAVLYHNSGKDDNEEVVLDESFWNDVDYLRASKMNGWLYYVSKTLTEKIIN; encoded by the exons ATGCAAGAGAGAAAGTGTGAGATTGAGAACATGGAAGAAAGTAAAGGAAGAGTGTGTGTGACTGGAGGCACAGGGTTTATAGGTTCATGGATCATCAAGAACCTCCTTCAACATGGTTACTCTGTTAATACCACTCTCAGATCCAACCCAG AACACAAGAGAGACATTAGCTTTCTTACTAATTTGCCTGGAGCATCACAAAATCTTCAAATTCTGAGTGCTGATCTCAGCAATCCAGAAAGTTTCGGTGCAGCCATTGAAGGGTGCATTGGAGTTTTCCATGTTGCAAGCCCAATGGAATTTGAATTAAAAGAACCTGAAGAAGTTATGATAAAAAGAACCACTGATGGAGCAGTAGGAATTCTCAAGGCATGTCTCAATTCCAAAACTCTGAAGAGAGTAATCTATACTTCAAGTTCCTCTGCTGTTTTGTACCATAACAGTGGCAAAGATGATAATGAAGAAGTTGTGTTGGATGAGAGTTTTTGGAATGATGTGGATTACCTTAGAGCATCAAAGATGAATGGTTGGTTGTATTATGTTTCTAAGACACTCacagaaaaaattattaattga